A genomic window from Acinetobacter chinensis includes:
- the nuoK gene encoding NADH-quinone oxidoreductase subunit NuoK yields MGNIPLEHGLIVATILFALGFYGVMVRRNLLFILMSLEIMMNAAAFAFVMAGSAWVQPDGQIMFILILTLAAAEACIGLAIVLQFYHRFHHLDVDAASEMRG; encoded by the coding sequence ATGGGCAACATTCCTTTAGAACATGGTTTGATCGTTGCAACCATTCTTTTTGCACTGGGTTTTTACGGTGTAATGGTTCGACGTAACCTGTTATTTATTTTAATGAGCCTTGAGATCATGATGAACGCAGCTGCATTTGCGTTTGTTATGGCAGGCAGCGCCTGGGTTCAGCCAGATGGACAGATCATGTTCATTCTGATCCTGACTCTTGCAGCAGCAGAGGCTTGTATCGGTCTTGCGATCGTCCTTCAGTTCTATCATCGCTTCCATCACCTGGATGTGGATGC